A single genomic interval of Spinacia oleracea cultivar Varoflay chromosome 6, BTI_SOV_V1, whole genome shotgun sequence harbors:
- the LOC110800211 gene encoding uncharacterized protein isoform X2, which yields MDHLGNTRSISRDQRCTISPETKFASHIRQGSQQSRVLDNRISKEDELVRYMSNLPSYLEKGKNFQEKGLNVGVLDWRRLEKWRYSQKQMPAKQSGCSPSSSTTSLFSTDGSSTHSSKGLSCSPTNQTSHRLSLQSPLEASPKETHVGDAKSFSGRGYSCSPARQRMTPVVQSHSHKVYAEGRTSPDIEVFGGNAQKFQDSPVTGNNLSRQQRAFVAVQPCERQVPELKSASEMGKRQNFDKYEVGAPWKGKSKIQNTESAKETIRAQEMKLSVANQECSGRESSGAVVMPRDPSGHRCSSLTGISSFTVDGRLSVEPCQKSILVKNSLGARLSSKDDNRKHLEPSESCSQLPDSAKNLSQQSKLHSAKITQSSSKNIAQCVKGGPQASHISFPARILSSPTRSRNTEEKKPVAGCRSATVLKPSQELDARNRSESIPKARNPSPIRRLSFAMGKMIKNAGSRDNSPLRSSSKESVAKSGSDVMVASVSINNPCSDKLSTENNRGRSSPLRRLLDPLLKPRASNSSEPLKKPSSSMFDTINSCNEPLDFGLGHGVKGNSRPSSGTKSGCDDLKNGMSSFQALLQVSFKNGLPLFTFAIDNESNILAATVRKSSVPGKGHHSWTYTFFTIREVKRRSGNWFNQGGKGEGHGYVPNVVAQMKVSDSPGSFTKHDNAGHNITREFDLFAVDVGQGDQYATDFHPTNELAAIVVKLPKSITENGSKDDQYSYNWLDLLQDSRENLQGMRSGDNLQHQQCCLSLNLSTTVILPGGVHTVPSKGEISTLAERWRSGGSCDCGGWDLGCQLRVHTNNKEYEKKMGSSGMFLNKDKFQIFSQGNHDHKPVLSLAPFKERIYSVEFGSSLSLLQAFAICISFIDSRRPPELSEPSTVIEKIANEAGVFEVAMRTNQGEAPAKYVSYPPHSPVGRV from the exons ATGGACCATCTTGGAAATACTAGGAGTATATCTAGGGATCAGAGATGCACGATTTCTCCAGAGACTAAGTTTGCTTCTCATATTCGTCAAG GTAGCCAACAAAGCCGGGTGTTAGATAACAGGATCTCTAAAGAGGACGAACTGGTCAGATATATGTCAAATTTACCGAGTTATTTGGAGAAAGGAAAGAATTTTCAGGAGAAAGGATTGAATGTTGGTGTTCTTGACTGGAGGCGCCTTGAAAAATGGCGGTATAGTCAAAAACAGATGCCCGCAAAGCAAAGTGGGTGTTCTCCATCTAGTAGCACCACTTCTCTTTTTTCAACAGATGGTTCATCAACCCATTCTAGCAAAGGTCTGAGCTGCTCTCCTACTAATCAAACATCGCACCGCCTCTCACTGCAATCTCCATTGGAAGCTTCCCCGAAGGAAACTCATGTTGGAGATGCTAAATCTTTTTCTGGAAGAGGTTACAGCTGCTCTCCAGCTCGTCAAAGAATGACCCCTGTGGTTCAATCTCATTCACATAAGGTATATGCAGAAGGAAGAACTTCTCCAGATATTGAGGTTTTTGGTGGAAATGCTCAGAAGTTCCAAGATTCGCCTGTTACTGGTAACAATTTGAGCAGGCAACAAAGAGCTTTTGTAGCAGTACAACCGTGTGAAAGGCAGGTGCCTGAGTTGAAATCTGCCTCAGAAATGGGAAAACGACAAAACTTTGATAAGTATGAAGTGGGGGCGCCTTGGAAAGGAaaatcaaagattcaaaataCAGAGTCTGCCAAAGAAACCATAAGGGCACAAGAAATGAAGTTGAGTGTCGCTAATCAAGAATGCTCTGGAAGGGAGAGTTCCGGGGCTGTTGTCATGCCTAGAGATCCATCAGGACATAGATGTTCTAGTTTGACTGGCATTTCTAGTTTTACTGTAGATGGTAGGTTGTCAGTAGAGCCATGTCAGAAGAGCATTTTAGTGAAAAACAGTCTTGGTGCACGACTTTCTTCTAAAGATGATAACAGAAAGCACTTGGAGCCATCCGAATCTTGTTCTCAACTTCCTGACAGTGCCAAAAATTTATCTCAACAGTCAAAACTTCATTCTGCAAAGATAACTCAGAGTTCATCCAAGAACATTGCACAGTGTGTCAAAGGTGGGCCTCAAGCATCACATATATCATTTCCTGCTAGGATACTTAGCAGCCCAACCAGGAGCAGGAATACAGAGGAGAAGAAACCAGTTGCTGGGTGTAGGAGTGCAACTGTACTCAAGCCTTCACAGGAATTAGATGCGAGAAATCGCTCAGAGTCTATTCCGAAAGCAAGAAACCCATCGCCAATTCGCAGATTAAGCTTTGCAATGGGAAAGATGATAAAGAATGCTGGTTCCAGAGATAACTCACCCCTTCGGTCAAGTTCAAAAGAAAGTGTTGCCAAATCTGGGTCAGATGTAATGGTTGCTTCTGTATCCATTAATAACCCTTGCAGTGATAAGTTGTCTACTGAAAATAATAGAGGTAGGTCCAGTCCTTTAAGAAGGTTGCTTGATCCCCTTCTTAAGCCTAGAGCGTCTAACAGTTCTGAGCCGTTAAAGAAACCTTCATCCTCAATGTTTGATACCATCAATTCGTGCAATGAGCCATTAGATTTTGGGCTTGGGCATGGTGTTAAAGGAAATTCGAGACCTTCCAGTGGTACTAAATCGGGCTGTGATGATTTAAAGAATGGCATGTCGTCATTTCAAGCTCTTCTGCAGGTATCATTTAAGAATGGGCTTCCTCTGTTTACTTTTGCCATTGACAACGAAAGCAACATTTTAGCTGCCACAGTGAGGAAGTCTAGTGTTCCAGGGAAAGGTCATCACAGCTGGACGTACACATTCTTCACCATCCGTGAAGTTAAGAGGAGGAGCGGGAATTGGTTTAATCAAGGAGGGAAAGGTGAAGGTCATGGCTATGTTCCAAATGTTGTGGCACAAATGAAGGTCTCAGATTCCCCAGGTTCCTTTACCAAGCATGACAATGCTGGTCATAATATCACCAGAGAATTTGATCTGTTTGCAGTGGATGTTGGACAAGGAGATCAATATGCTACTGATTTCCATCCAACTAATGAGCTGGCAGCCATTGTTGTCAAACTTCCGAAAAGTATTACTGAAAATGGTAGTAAAGATGACCAGTATAGCTATAACTGGCTAGACTTGTTACAAGATTCTAGAGAGAACTTGCAGGGGATGAGATCTGGTGATAATTTACAACATCAGCAATGTTGTTTAAGTCTGAACTTAAGCACAACAGTCATACTTCCAGGTGGTGTTCATACGGTTCCTAGTAAAGGAGAAATATCAACACTAGCCGAGAGATGGAGGTCTGGTGGGTCATGTGATTGTGGTGGATGGGATTTGGGTTGTCAGCTGAGAGTGCATACCAATAATAAAGAATATGAAAAGAAAATGGGTTCTTCTGGAATGTTCCTGAACAAGGACAAGTTTCAAATTTTCTCTCAG GGGAATCACGATCACAAACCAGTATTGAGTTTGGCACCATTCAAGGAAAGGATATACTCGGTGGAATTCGGTTCATCACTGTCACTTTTACAAGCATTTGCTATCTGTATATCATTTATAGATAGTAGAAGACCACCTGAACTCTCAGAACCAAGCACTGTTATTGAAAAAATTGCTAACGAGGCAGGCGTTTTTGAGGTTGCAATGCGAACAAACCAAGGAGAAGCTCCTGCAAAATACGTCTCATATCCACCCCATTCTCCTGTTGGGAGAGTCTAA
- the LOC110800211 gene encoding uncharacterized protein isoform X1 — MDHLGNTRSISRDQRCTISPETKFASHIRQGTKLRDILMSDKPNLSYADFHHEITRNPDDILPKYVGSQQSRVLDNRISKEDELVRYMSNLPSYLEKGKNFQEKGLNVGVLDWRRLEKWRYSQKQMPAKQSGCSPSSSTTSLFSTDGSSTHSSKGLSCSPTNQTSHRLSLQSPLEASPKETHVGDAKSFSGRGYSCSPARQRMTPVVQSHSHKVYAEGRTSPDIEVFGGNAQKFQDSPVTGNNLSRQQRAFVAVQPCERQVPELKSASEMGKRQNFDKYEVGAPWKGKSKIQNTESAKETIRAQEMKLSVANQECSGRESSGAVVMPRDPSGHRCSSLTGISSFTVDGRLSVEPCQKSILVKNSLGARLSSKDDNRKHLEPSESCSQLPDSAKNLSQQSKLHSAKITQSSSKNIAQCVKGGPQASHISFPARILSSPTRSRNTEEKKPVAGCRSATVLKPSQELDARNRSESIPKARNPSPIRRLSFAMGKMIKNAGSRDNSPLRSSSKESVAKSGSDVMVASVSINNPCSDKLSTENNRGRSSPLRRLLDPLLKPRASNSSEPLKKPSSSMFDTINSCNEPLDFGLGHGVKGNSRPSSGTKSGCDDLKNGMSSFQALLQVSFKNGLPLFTFAIDNESNILAATVRKSSVPGKGHHSWTYTFFTIREVKRRSGNWFNQGGKGEGHGYVPNVVAQMKVSDSPGSFTKHDNAGHNITREFDLFAVDVGQGDQYATDFHPTNELAAIVVKLPKSITENGSKDDQYSYNWLDLLQDSRENLQGMRSGDNLQHQQCCLSLNLSTTVILPGGVHTVPSKGEISTLAERWRSGGSCDCGGWDLGCQLRVHTNNKEYEKKMGSSGMFLNKDKFQIFSQGNHDHKPVLSLAPFKERIYSVEFGSSLSLLQAFAICISFIDSRRPPELSEPSTVIEKIANEAGVFEVAMRTNQGEAPAKYVSYPPHSPVGRV, encoded by the exons ATGGACCATCTTGGAAATACTAGGAGTATATCTAGGGATCAGAGATGCACGATTTCTCCAGAGACTAAGTTTGCTTCTCATATTCGTCAAGGTACGAAGTTGCGAGATATATTGATGTCTGATAAACCCAACTTGTCATATGCTGATTTCCATCATGAGATTACTAGAAATCCAGATGATATCTTGCCTAAATATGTAGGTAGCCAACAAAGCCGGGTGTTAGATAACAGGATCTCTAAAGAGGACGAACTGGTCAGATATATGTCAAATTTACCGAGTTATTTGGAGAAAGGAAAGAATTTTCAGGAGAAAGGATTGAATGTTGGTGTTCTTGACTGGAGGCGCCTTGAAAAATGGCGGTATAGTCAAAAACAGATGCCCGCAAAGCAAAGTGGGTGTTCTCCATCTAGTAGCACCACTTCTCTTTTTTCAACAGATGGTTCATCAACCCATTCTAGCAAAGGTCTGAGCTGCTCTCCTACTAATCAAACATCGCACCGCCTCTCACTGCAATCTCCATTGGAAGCTTCCCCGAAGGAAACTCATGTTGGAGATGCTAAATCTTTTTCTGGAAGAGGTTACAGCTGCTCTCCAGCTCGTCAAAGAATGACCCCTGTGGTTCAATCTCATTCACATAAGGTATATGCAGAAGGAAGAACTTCTCCAGATATTGAGGTTTTTGGTGGAAATGCTCAGAAGTTCCAAGATTCGCCTGTTACTGGTAACAATTTGAGCAGGCAACAAAGAGCTTTTGTAGCAGTACAACCGTGTGAAAGGCAGGTGCCTGAGTTGAAATCTGCCTCAGAAATGGGAAAACGACAAAACTTTGATAAGTATGAAGTGGGGGCGCCTTGGAAAGGAaaatcaaagattcaaaataCAGAGTCTGCCAAAGAAACCATAAGGGCACAAGAAATGAAGTTGAGTGTCGCTAATCAAGAATGCTCTGGAAGGGAGAGTTCCGGGGCTGTTGTCATGCCTAGAGATCCATCAGGACATAGATGTTCTAGTTTGACTGGCATTTCTAGTTTTACTGTAGATGGTAGGTTGTCAGTAGAGCCATGTCAGAAGAGCATTTTAGTGAAAAACAGTCTTGGTGCACGACTTTCTTCTAAAGATGATAACAGAAAGCACTTGGAGCCATCCGAATCTTGTTCTCAACTTCCTGACAGTGCCAAAAATTTATCTCAACAGTCAAAACTTCATTCTGCAAAGATAACTCAGAGTTCATCCAAGAACATTGCACAGTGTGTCAAAGGTGGGCCTCAAGCATCACATATATCATTTCCTGCTAGGATACTTAGCAGCCCAACCAGGAGCAGGAATACAGAGGAGAAGAAACCAGTTGCTGGGTGTAGGAGTGCAACTGTACTCAAGCCTTCACAGGAATTAGATGCGAGAAATCGCTCAGAGTCTATTCCGAAAGCAAGAAACCCATCGCCAATTCGCAGATTAAGCTTTGCAATGGGAAAGATGATAAAGAATGCTGGTTCCAGAGATAACTCACCCCTTCGGTCAAGTTCAAAAGAAAGTGTTGCCAAATCTGGGTCAGATGTAATGGTTGCTTCTGTATCCATTAATAACCCTTGCAGTGATAAGTTGTCTACTGAAAATAATAGAGGTAGGTCCAGTCCTTTAAGAAGGTTGCTTGATCCCCTTCTTAAGCCTAGAGCGTCTAACAGTTCTGAGCCGTTAAAGAAACCTTCATCCTCAATGTTTGATACCATCAATTCGTGCAATGAGCCATTAGATTTTGGGCTTGGGCATGGTGTTAAAGGAAATTCGAGACCTTCCAGTGGTACTAAATCGGGCTGTGATGATTTAAAGAATGGCATGTCGTCATTTCAAGCTCTTCTGCAGGTATCATTTAAGAATGGGCTTCCTCTGTTTACTTTTGCCATTGACAACGAAAGCAACATTTTAGCTGCCACAGTGAGGAAGTCTAGTGTTCCAGGGAAAGGTCATCACAGCTGGACGTACACATTCTTCACCATCCGTGAAGTTAAGAGGAGGAGCGGGAATTGGTTTAATCAAGGAGGGAAAGGTGAAGGTCATGGCTATGTTCCAAATGTTGTGGCACAAATGAAGGTCTCAGATTCCCCAGGTTCCTTTACCAAGCATGACAATGCTGGTCATAATATCACCAGAGAATTTGATCTGTTTGCAGTGGATGTTGGACAAGGAGATCAATATGCTACTGATTTCCATCCAACTAATGAGCTGGCAGCCATTGTTGTCAAACTTCCGAAAAGTATTACTGAAAATGGTAGTAAAGATGACCAGTATAGCTATAACTGGCTAGACTTGTTACAAGATTCTAGAGAGAACTTGCAGGGGATGAGATCTGGTGATAATTTACAACATCAGCAATGTTGTTTAAGTCTGAACTTAAGCACAACAGTCATACTTCCAGGTGGTGTTCATACGGTTCCTAGTAAAGGAGAAATATCAACACTAGCCGAGAGATGGAGGTCTGGTGGGTCATGTGATTGTGGTGGATGGGATTTGGGTTGTCAGCTGAGAGTGCATACCAATAATAAAGAATATGAAAAGAAAATGGGTTCTTCTGGAATGTTCCTGAACAAGGACAAGTTTCAAATTTTCTCTCAG GGGAATCACGATCACAAACCAGTATTGAGTTTGGCACCATTCAAGGAAAGGATATACTCGGTGGAATTCGGTTCATCACTGTCACTTTTACAAGCATTTGCTATCTGTATATCATTTATAGATAGTAGAAGACCACCTGAACTCTCAGAACCAAGCACTGTTATTGAAAAAATTGCTAACGAGGCAGGCGTTTTTGAGGTTGCAATGCGAACAAACCAAGGAGAAGCTCCTGCAAAATACGTCTCATATCCACCCCATTCTCCTGTTGGGAGAGTCTAA
- the LOC110800210 gene encoding serine/threonine-protein kinase BSK5 — protein sequence MGVRCSKLSLCWWSHSNHSVPHYSDLENGGKDEGESQPSFTEFKLDELRAAASGFSSENIVSEHGEKAPNIVYRGKLNDGHWIAIKRFHRSAWPDSRQFLEEARTVGQLRSEKMANLIGCCCEGDERLLVAEFMPNETLSKHLFHWENQPLKWAMRLRVALCLAQALEHCSNKGRSLYHDLNAYRVLFDQDGNPRLSCFGLMKNSRDGKSYSTNLAFTPPEYMRTGRISPESVIYSFGTLLLDLLSGKHIPPSHALDLIRGKNFSMLIDSNLEGHFSNDDGTELVRLASRCLQYEARERPNARSLVAALTPLQKETEVPSHVLMGISHGNASPKDSLSLTPLGEACSRLDLTAIHEILEDIGYKDDEGIANELSFQVWTNQIQETLNCKKHGDTAFRAKDFATAIKSYTQFIDDGTMVSPTVFARRCLSYLMSNMLQEALADAMQAQVVSPEWPTAFYLQAAALFSLGMDNDAHETLKDGTSLEAKWKKN from the exons ATGGGAGTTCGTTGCTCAAAACTCTCACTTTGCTGGTGGTCACACTCTAATCACAGTGTTCCACATTACTCCGATCTTG AAAACGGAGGGAAAGATGAGGGTGAGTCACAGCCGAGTTTCACTGAGTTCAAATTGGACGAGTTAAGAGCTGCTGCTTCTGGGTTTTCTTCGGAGAATATTGTTTCTGAGCATGGTGAGAAAGCTCCTAATATTGTATATCGTGGGAAGCTCAATGATGGCCATTGGATCGCCATCAAACGGTTCCACAGGTCTGCTTGGCCTGATTCCCGGCAATTTCTG GAGGAAGCAAGGACAGTGGGGCAGCTGAGGAGTGAGAAGATGGCGAATTTGATTGGGTGTTGTTGTGAGGGTGACGAGAGATTGCTAGTTGCTGAATTCATGCCCAATGAAACTCTTTCTAAGCATCTCTTTCATT GGGAAAATCAGCCTTTGAAATGGGCGATGAGGCTGAGAGTGGCATTGTGTCTAGCACAAGCTTTGGAACATTGTAGCAATAAGGGGAGATCATTGTATCACGACCTTAATGCTTATAGAGTTCTATTTGACCAG GATGGTAATCCCAGGCTCTCTTGCTTTGGCCTCATGAAAAACAGCCGAGATGGCAAAAGTTACAGTACAAACTTGGCTTTCACTCCTCCCGAGTACATGAGGACAG GTAGAATTTCCCCAGAAAGTGTGATCTACAGTTTTGGCACCTTACTGCTTGACCTGCTCAGTGGGAAACATATACCACCAAGCCAT GCACTTGATCTCATACGAGGAAAAAACTTTTCGATGCTAATTGATTCCAATTTGGAGGGCCATTTTTCGAATGATGATGGAACTGAATTAGTACGATTAGCATCACGTTGCTTGCAGTATGAAGCTCGCGAGAGGCCAAATGCCAGGTCTCTTGTGGCAGCACTTACTCCGCTACAGAAAGAAACTGAG GTCCCCTCTCATGTTCTGATGGGTATTTCACATGGAAATGCATCCCCAAAGGATTCACTGTCATTAACTCCTCTTGGTGAAGCCTGTTCTAGACTGGATCTTACAGCCATACATGAAATATTAGAAGATATTGGATACAAGGACGACGAGGGGATTGCAAATGAG CTTTCCTTCCAAGTGTGGACAAATCAAATTCAAGAAACACTTAACTGCAAGAAACACGGAGACACTGCTTTTAGAGCTAAAGATTTCGCTACTGCCATTAAGTCTTACACTCAG TTTATTGATGATGGGACAATGGTTTCACCAACGGTATTTGCTCGACGTTGTTTGTCTTACTTGATGAGCAATATGCTACAAGAAGCACTGGCAGATGCTATGCAAGCACAAGTAGTTTCCCCTGAATGGCCAACTGCATTTTATCTCCAAGCCGCAGCTCTGTTCAGCCTCGGGATGGACAATGATGCCCATGAGACGCTCAAAGATGGAACGTCATTGGAGGCCAAATGGAAGAAAAACTAA
- the LOC130463428 gene encoding pre-mRNA-splicing factor cwc22-like — translation MTSSAGFQDAFSANSGSEVDDSAVTHLGCGGSGAEFWGDSVESTQTELVPGYTAITTTATMAGLLRQKYLVGNGSFFRFSPALAIPQLVIHWFCLVAVVAQSRPNDDDEDDDEDDEDDEEQQMQIKDETETNLINLRRTIYLTIMSSVDFEEAGHKLLKIKLEPGQEMELNIILLECCSQERTYLRYYGLLGQRFCMLNRVYQENFEKFDFPKLIFG, via the exons ATGACGTCTTCAGCCGGATTTCAAGACGCGTTCTCTGCAAACTCTGGCTCTGAGGTGGATGACTCGGCGGTGACTCATCTTGGGTGCGGTGGAAGTGGGGCTGAGTTTTGGGGGGATTCTGTTGAGTCGACTCAGACCGAATTGGTCCCGGGTTACACCGCCataacaacaacagcaacaatggCGGGA TTGCTTCGCCAAAAG TATTTGGTTGGCAATGGAAGTTTCTTTCGATTCTCCCCTGCTTTG GCAATCCCACAGCTTGTTATTCATTGGTTTTGTTTGGTTGCAGTTGTAGCCCAAAGTAGAccaaatgatgatgatgaggacgatGATGAAGACGACGAAGACGATGAAGAGCAGCAAATGCAGATAAAAGATGAAACAGAAACCAACCTTATAAATCTCCGAAGAACTATATATTTAACAATTATGTCCAGTGTAGATTTTGAAGAAGCTGGCCACAAATTGCTGAAAATCAAACTTGAGCCTGGGCAAGAG ATggagttgaatataatattattGGAGTGCTGCAGCCAGGAGAGGACATATCTCAGATATTATGGTCTGTTAGGCCAAAGGTTTTGTATGCTCAACAGAGTGTATCAGGagaattttgaaaagtttgattTTCCCAAGTTGATTTTCGGATAA